The following coding sequences are from one Saccopteryx bilineata isolate mSacBil1 chromosome 3, mSacBil1_pri_phased_curated, whole genome shotgun sequence window:
- the LOC136329739 gene encoding LOW QUALITY PROTEIN: cysteine-rich secretory protein 1-like (The sequence of the model RefSeq protein was modified relative to this genomic sequence to represent the inferred CDS: inserted 2 bases in 1 codon) — MSHEIVDLHNSLRREVLPTARNMLKMSWSKEAAHNAGMLTKYCDLITSNALKRRITNTFCGENIYLTSSLTSWSNVIKIWYSESKYFKYGQWTLMDEDKTVDHYTQVVWATSYLIGCFVSPCXAKESCLYICHYCHEGNEPDKKNEPYKQGKPCEDCPNNCEDKLCTNPCIYYDEYIDYKAQKRILGCSHSGVQLRCKATCSCVTEIA, encoded by the exons ATGTCACACG AAATTGTTGATTTGCATAACAGCCTCCGGAGAGAAGTACTTCCTACAGCCAGAAACATGCTGAAAATGAGTTGGAGCAAAGAAGCTGCACACAATGCAGGAATGTTGACAAAGTATTGTGACTTGATAACGAGCAATGCACTTAAGAGGCGAATTACAAATACTTTttgtggagaaaatatttatttgacatCTTCTCTTACCTCATGGTCAAATGTAATTAAAATCTGGTACAGTGAGTCTAAATACTTTAAGTATGGCCAATGGACACTAATGGATGAGGACAAAACAGTTGATCATTACACTCAGGTTGTTTGGGCTACTTCTTACCTCATTGGCTGTTTTGTGTCACCATG TGCAAAAGAAAGTTGTCTCTATATTTGTCACTATTGTCATGAGGGAAATGAACCTGACAAAAAGAATGAACCTTATAAGCAGGGAAAACCATGTGAAGACTGCCCAAATAACTGTGAAGATAAACTTTGTACGAACCCCTGCATCTACTATGATGAATACATTGACTATAAGGCACAAAAAAGAATTCTTGGATGCAGCCACTCAGGAGTTCAACTACGGTGCAAAGCCACTTGTTCATGTGTCACTGAGATAGCATAA